In the genome of Heyndrickxia acidicola, the window CCAAATTCCTCAAAGTGCTTCTTTTCGCGAGCCAAATGTGGTCAAAAGTAGAAACACGCACAAGCCCAACTTCAAACTAATCCTTTCCTCGACCAAATATATTTCCAAAGATGATTCAAGTGAAAATATTGTTGCATATCTTTGGTACAGATGTTATACGAATTTACTAGGTAAAAGCTTATAAATAAATAGGGTAATGAAAACGAATGTTTTGTTACATTAATTTAGTAATATTGACAAAAAATTAATATTATTTTAATGTTCGGAAGTTATAATTTTGTCTGTATCAATCAAATGAAGATACAGAATGTCGAAAAATCCTAGAATATTTACAATTAAGAGGAGTGATAAAATGAAACTATCCAAAGGTTTTAAAGGAGTTTTAGCAACAGGAGTAATCGCATCATCTATATTGGCTGTAAGTCCAAATGTTTTTGCAAAAGATAGATTACATAGTAACACTCGACCATTGAGAGCCTCTATTTCAACGAACTATGGTGGAAAATATAGACACAATAGCAGCCTTCAAGCACAAATCAACCAAGTGCAAAACCAAATTAAAGAAGTGACGAATCATATTGCTTTGTTAAGTACGGTGGTTCAAACAGAAACCAATGAATTAAATACACGATTAACGAATTTAACCACGTATTACAACAACCAAAGCACGAAATTAAATGCACAGTTAACGAATTTGCAGACGCAGCTGACTAACACTACGGATCCTACTGAACAAGCTAAAATCAATAAGAAAATTACGTTTCTTAATAAACGAATTAGTTCATTGACTCAAGAATATAACAACTCACAAACAGAATTGCAAACCAAAATTTCTAATCTTCCGACGGAAGTGACAGCAAAAACACAAGATCTTCAAAATGAACTTACAACATTACAATCGCAATTAACGGCGTTGCAAAATGAACAGCAGCAAGCTGCGAAGCTTCCTACTAAGCAGCAACAACAAATTGCAAAGCTGCAATCGCAAATAACAAAAACACAAAACAAAATCACTGAAATAAACACTCAAATTGCTTCATTGGGTACTCTAGCTCAAAAGAAAACAAATGAATTAAACACACGAATCTCGAATTTGAACACTGCTTACCAAAATCGAAACAAGGAATTAAATACAGAGTTGACGAATTTACAAACGCAACTAGCTAATACAACTGATTCCAATACGCAAGCTGCCATAAACAATAAAATTACGACCATTAATCAAAGAATCAGCTCTTTAACTCAAGAATACACCAATGAAACAGCAGCACTACAAGCTAAAATCACCAATCTTCCAAACGAAGTAACAACATATAATACGGCTCTACAAACAAAATTGACTTCTTTGCAATCTCAACTAACGCAATTGCAAAATCAAATAGCTGCGATTGAAAATTCATCAACTTCATCTACAAACAATGGTTCTACTGGTTCGACAGGAACATCAGGTTCTACTGATTCTGGTTCAACTGGTTCAACAGGAACATCAGGTTCTACTGGTTCAACAGGAACATCAGGTTCTACTGGTTCGACAAACACTGCTATATCGAATTAGTCCTGTCATTTCTTTTTCATCTATTTAGTGAAGGGAAAAAGAGTAAAAATATTATGGGGATAATCCATCAAAGGAGTTATCCTCTTTTTTTTGGCGCTGTTTTTACTGTAACAAAGTGTATACTACTCGTTGTTATTCTAATTAAAGGCATAATGCTGCAGGTACTTGGAAAAGTGCTACTTTCGGTAATAACTCGCTAGGTGCCTACTCTACCGTGCGAACGGTGTGAACAGGGAGAAAAGGGAGGGATAACTTCAACCTCTTATTTATCTGTATTAAGAAGGAATTTTAAATTAAGTAACAGAATATACCAACGAAGAATAATTTAAATACAATATTATTATCATTGGGGGTATTTTTGTTAGTACAGATATAGAGGAGATATAAAAAGGGCTTTAAGAAGCCAATGATTTTTTAGAAAAATAAAATCTGGTGGTGGAGGGTATGGAGAAACGTTAGGGGTGTGTAACGTTGATTTTATATATTCTCATTGAAAGGCAGCTATAATTAAGATGCTAGTTCCCATCACATTAGGTATTCAAAGAAAAGGAGGAGAATGGAATGCGTGAACCTAAGCCTTACTGGCGAGATGTCCCTCTAGAATTACGTAAGCAAATTGAAGATAAAGTAGGAAGTTCTATACGCTGGGCTACTCGTGTTTTTGGAGGATATGGACCAAGTGCAACATTTCGACTTTTCTTAGAAGACGGCAGAACCCTATTTGCCAAGGGAGCTGGATTGGGATCTATTAAAGAGAATTGGAAAGTGCTTCCGCTTGAAGAAACTGTATATCGTGATATTGCTGCGATTTACCCAATGTCTCCTCGTTATTTTGGTTCAGTGAGTGTTGAAGGCTGGCATCTTTTATTACTAGAGGATTTAAGAAATACAAAAAAGGTCCCTCCTTGGTCTGAGGCGTTAGCTTTGCAAGCTATTCGGGATATAGCGGAATTTCATTTAAGGGGACTTTCTGAGGCTGGTAAGGTTGAACCAATGACTAGTAAAGGAGTAACTGATAATTGGATCAATATTAAAAATAGCAATGATGAAAGAAATTACTTTCTGGGATTGTTTAGTGAGAAAAAAAGTGATGCTGAGTCTTGGCTGGAAGAGGTAATTGACACAATGATTACAATCGAAGCAGAATATATGAATTTGGACCAACCATGGGGATTAATTCATAAAGACATACGTTCAGATAATCTTCGTTTTAGAGATGGTTCTTTGTTATTGTTCGATTGGGCATTGGCATGCAGGGGACCATTGCTTTTTGATGTGGGATTTTTTCTTCCGAGTATTGAGGGTGAAGGGGGGCCAAAAGCAGAACGTTTGTTGACTGAATATATAAGGGTAATGGCTGATAATTCCATTGAGTTTCCTTTGTATGCTAAAAAATCTGTTGCTGTTGTCGTTGCAGGATTTTTTGCATCACGAGCTGGACAGCCACCCATTACTCTACTCCCTCGA includes:
- a CDS encoding phosphotransferase gives rise to the protein MREPKPYWRDVPLELRKQIEDKVGSSIRWATRVFGGYGPSATFRLFLEDGRTLFAKGAGLGSIKENWKVLPLEETVYRDIAAIYPMSPRYFGSVSVEGWHLLLLEDLRNTKKVPPWSEALALQAIRDIAEFHLRGLSEAGKVEPMTSKGVTDNWINIKNSNDERNYFLGLFSEKKSDAESWLEEVIDTMITIEAEYMNLDQPWGLIHKDIRSDNLRFRDGSLLLFDWALACRGPLLFDVGFFLPSIEGEGGPKAERLLTEYIRVMADNSIEFPLYAKKSVAVVVAGFFASRAGQPPITLLPRLRCIQRLQLGPALRWSCNILGLPQPPTLNFND